From a single Asticcacaulis sp. MM231 genomic region:
- the edd gene encoding phosphogluconate dehydratase encodes MTQLHPVIAEVTDRIIERSKDLRAQFMERADRYKADEPRRKKLSCANYAHVVAASSPDEKLQQALDAVPNIGIVTSYNDMLSAHQPYHDYPEKLRVMARGYGATTQVAGGVPAMCDGVTQGRPGMELSLFSRDVIAMSTAVSLSHDAFDAALMLGICDKIVPGLVMGALSFAHLPVIFVPSGPMGSGLPNPEKAKVRTQYALGQVGRDALLAAEMASYHSAGTCTFYGTANSNQMLMEMMGLHVPGAAFVHPGTPLREALTQAAVMRAARSAENSKTPSCMADVIDARAIVNGVIGLMATGGSTNHALHLPAMARAAGVILTWEDMDKISSVVPLLARVYPNGSADVNHFHAAGGMAFVIKELLGAGLIHADVQTIWGQGMADYAKEPIFQDGQLVWRDAPETSLDENILRPVSNPFSPEGGLREIKGNLGKSVAKVSAVKLEHQIVEALCVVFDDQDDFLAAFKAKQLPEGDFICVVRFQGPKANGMPELHSLTPSLSSILDAGRKVALVSDGRMSGASGKVPAVIHLTPEAVDGGPIAKLRNGDVLRVDCVAGTIDFLGDAAEFSQRTNADRPKEADGMGRELFAHMRRAVGPADEGGAVFW; translated from the coding sequence ATGACTCAACTGCATCCCGTCATCGCCGAAGTCACCGACCGCATTATCGAGCGCTCAAAGGATCTGCGCGCGCAGTTCATGGAACGCGCCGACCGCTACAAGGCCGATGAGCCGCGCCGCAAGAAGCTGTCCTGCGCCAACTATGCGCACGTCGTGGCGGCTTCGAGCCCCGATGAAAAGCTGCAGCAGGCGCTCGACGCCGTGCCCAATATCGGCATCGTCACCTCCTATAACGACATGTTGTCGGCGCACCAGCCGTACCATGATTATCCCGAAAAGCTGCGCGTCATGGCGCGCGGCTACGGCGCCACCACCCAGGTCGCCGGCGGCGTGCCCGCCATGTGTGACGGCGTGACGCAAGGCCGTCCGGGTATGGAACTGAGCCTGTTTTCGCGCGATGTTATCGCCATGAGCACCGCCGTGTCGCTCAGCCATGACGCTTTCGATGCCGCCCTGATGCTCGGCATCTGCGACAAGATCGTGCCCGGCCTTGTCATGGGCGCCCTGTCGTTCGCGCACCTGCCGGTCATCTTCGTGCCGTCCGGCCCGATGGGCTCCGGCCTGCCGAACCCCGAGAAAGCCAAGGTCCGCACGCAATATGCGCTGGGTCAGGTGGGGCGCGATGCGCTTCTGGCCGCCGAAATGGCCTCCTATCATTCCGCCGGCACCTGCACCTTTTACGGCACGGCCAATTCCAATCAGATGCTGATGGAAATGATGGGTCTGCACGTGCCGGGCGCCGCCTTCGTGCATCCGGGCACGCCGCTGCGCGAAGCCCTGACGCAGGCCGCCGTGATGCGCGCCGCCCGTTCGGCCGAAAATTCCAAGACCCCGTCGTGCATGGCTGATGTCATCGACGCCCGCGCCATCGTCAACGGCGTGATCGGCCTGATGGCCACCGGCGGCTCGACCAACCACGCCCTGCACCTGCCGGCCATGGCCCGCGCCGCCGGCGTGATCCTGACCTGGGAAGACATGGACAAGATCTCGTCCGTGGTGCCGCTGCTGGCGCGCGTCTATCCCAATGGTTCGGCCGATGTGAACCACTTCCACGCCGCTGGCGGCATGGCCTTCGTGATCAAGGAACTGCTGGGCGCCGGCCTGATACACGCCGATGTCCAGACCATCTGGGGGCAGGGCATGGCCGATTACGCCAAGGAGCCGATCTTTCAGGATGGTCAACTGGTGTGGCGCGATGCGCCCGAGACCAGCCTTGACGAGAACATTTTGCGTCCGGTCTCCAATCCCTTCTCGCCCGAGGGCGGCTTGCGCGAAATCAAGGGCAACCTTGGCAAGTCCGTCGCCAAGGTCTCGGCCGTCAAGCTGGAGCATCAGATCGTTGAGGCGCTGTGCGTGGTGTTCGATGATCAGGACGATTTCCTGGCGGCCTTCAAGGCGAAACAACTGCCGGAAGGCGATTTCATTTGCGTGGTCCGCTTCCAGGGGCCAAAAGCCAACGGAATGCCGGAGCTGCACAGCCTGACTCCGTCTTTGTCGTCCATTCTCGATGCCGGCCGCAAGGTCGCGCTCGTGTCGGACGGCCGCATGTCGGGGGCATCGGGAAAGGTGCCCGCCGTCATCCACCTGACACCGGAAGCGGTGGACGGCGGACCGATTGCTAAACTGCGAAACGGCGACGTGCTGCGCGTGGATTGCGTGGCCGGCACCATAGACTTCCTCGGAGATGCCGCCGAGTTTTCACAAAGAACAAATGCCGATCGGCCCAAAGAGGCGGACGGCATGGGACGGGAACTTTTTGCGCACATGCGTCGAGCGGTAGGACCCGCCGATGAAGGTGGCGCAGTTTTTTGGTAG
- a CDS encoding LacI family DNA-binding transcriptional regulator, with protein MTQSKTTAERVKEPIPAAPAVSTINDVARLAGVSIKTVSRVMNNEPNVREETRTKVKDAANLLKYRPNLLARSLAGARSFLVGLLYDNPSSSYVIDMQAGVIARCRESGYHVLSEPQDSLAPDIGRAIASLLATIRLDGVILTPPLCDMAVVLDAVEAAGVPYVRVSPSLFPGRSALVEMDDTLAAYEMTKHLLGLGHKDIGFLRGHPEHGSSHRRYDGFLKAMHEGGLEPRPAWIKQGQNSFASGLEAGKALFGQGGDLPSAIFASNDEMAFGVMAYAQQAGVRIPDEVSVVGFDDTPGSMVIWPHLTTIRQPVTDLAYAAADMLLSRAHVDDDAPSFTDTRRELPFELVTRDSARAV; from the coding sequence GTGACGCAGAGCAAGACGACGGCCGAGCGCGTCAAAGAGCCGATTCCTGCCGCGCCTGCGGTTTCCACCATCAACGATGTGGCGCGCCTCGCCGGGGTGTCGATCAAGACCGTGTCGCGCGTCATGAACAATGAGCCGAATGTGCGCGAGGAAACCCGCACCAAGGTCAAGGACGCCGCCAACCTGCTGAAATACCGGCCGAACCTGCTGGCGCGATCACTGGCGGGCGCGCGCAGCTTTCTTGTGGGCCTGCTCTACGATAATCCGTCTTCCAGCTATGTCATCGATATGCAGGCCGGCGTCATCGCGCGCTGCCGCGAGAGTGGCTACCATGTGCTGAGCGAGCCGCAGGACAGCCTGGCGCCGGATATCGGCCGCGCCATCGCCAGCCTGCTGGCCACCATCCGCCTTGATGGCGTGATCCTGACGCCGCCCCTGTGCGATATGGCGGTGGTGCTCGATGCGGTCGAGGCCGCGGGCGTGCCCTATGTGCGTGTGTCGCCGTCGCTTTTCCCCGGCCGTTCGGCGCTGGTGGAGATGGATGATACCCTGGCCGCCTATGAGATGACGAAGCACCTGCTTGGTCTGGGCCACAAAGACATCGGCTTCCTGCGCGGCCATCCGGAACACGGCTCCTCGCATCGTCGCTATGACGGTTTCCTCAAGGCGATGCACGAAGGCGGGCTGGAACCGCGACCGGCGTGGATCAAGCAGGGGCAGAACAGCTTTGCCTCCGGGCTTGAGGCCGGCAAGGCGTTGTTTGGTCAGGGCGGCGATCTGCCCTCGGCCATTTTCGCTTCCAACGACGAAATGGCCTTTGGCGTCATGGCCTATGCGCAGCAGGCGGGGGTGAGGATTCCCGATGAGGTGTCGGTGGTCGGCTTCGACGATACGCCGGGTTCGATGGTCATCTGGCCGCACCTGACCACTATCCGCCAGCCGGTCACCGATCTGGCCTATGCGGCGGCGGACATGCTGCTGTCACGCGCCCATGTCGATGACGATGCGCCGAGCTTCACCGATACCCGCCGCGAACTGCCGTTCGAACTGGTGACGCGCGATTCGGCCAGGGCTGTTTGA
- a CDS encoding OmpA family protein, with the protein MDQQDAHLGLLDQTTQYALNRATAAGKLAEGKFVYSIVLTDNSVKFDTGKVVLSDGAKASLAQLADRLKSDNKNVYLEIQGYTDATGTDAINYSLGADRADSVRRFLNTQGVALNRMASISYGSEQPIASNDNAVGRSANRRVVIVVLS; encoded by the coding sequence ATGGACCAGCAGGACGCGCACCTGGGTCTGCTCGATCAGACTACACAGTATGCACTCAATCGCGCCACCGCCGCCGGCAAGCTGGCCGAAGGCAAGTTCGTCTATTCGATCGTGCTGACCGACAATTCGGTGAAATTCGATACCGGCAAGGTGGTGCTTTCCGATGGCGCCAAGGCCAGTCTGGCGCAGCTCGCCGACCGACTGAAGAGCGACAACAAGAACGTCTATCTGGAAATTCAGGGCTATACCGATGCCACGGGCACGGACGCCATCAATTACAGCCTCGGCGCCGATCGCGCCGACAGCGTCCGCCGCTTCCTGAATACGCAAGGTGTGGCGCTGAACCGCATGGCGTCGATCTCCTACGGTTCGGAACAACCCATCGCCTCGAATGACAATGCCGTCGGCCGCTCGGCCAATCGCCGCGTCGTCATCGTCGTGCTGTCATAA
- the zwf gene encoding glucose-6-phosphate dehydrogenase — protein MSASSASNGARQPVFVLVGGTGDLAMRMLWPSLAMLDQDGFLSSDLRIISVAREDCGTEVCVDRIGEAVQKRVGESLEPETLSRFRKRIVHLALDAAHDDWGDKLNAELGDIDKLDIVFFLSVSPSLFKPICEHIERAGLSKAPNRVVIEKPIGRDLATSKIINDSVAHAFDESRTFRIDHYLGKETVQNLIALRFGNIVFEPLWNAQSIDHIQITIAETVGVGERLGYYDEYGAIRDMLQNHLLQLLCLLAMEPPSAITSDALRDEKVKVLRSLKPITAENVQTSTARGQYGPGFADGHPIAGYEAEKGSPSNTETFVAIKAEIANWRWAGTPIYMRTGKCLPSRSTEIVIQFKPLPHSIFGAEAHANRLLIRLQPDEDISLTLMNKAPGLTSEGMHLQALDLSLSLIKAFDGNGDGKPPRRRIAYERLILDALNGNNAQFVRRDEVEAAWTWVDGIVQAWTDTHMKPQMYPAGTFGPVSAFRLIEREGGRTWND, from the coding sequence ATGTCGGCATCTTCTGCAAGTAATGGCGCACGCCAACCGGTTTTTGTTCTCGTCGGCGGCACGGGCGATCTCGCCATGCGCATGCTGTGGCCATCGCTGGCCATGCTCGATCAGGACGGTTTCCTCAGTTCCGATCTGCGCATCATTTCGGTGGCGCGCGAGGATTGCGGCACGGAGGTTTGCGTCGACCGCATCGGTGAGGCCGTGCAAAAGCGCGTGGGTGAATCGCTTGAGCCGGAAACCCTGTCGCGCTTCCGTAAGCGCATTGTCCACCTCGCTCTCGATGCCGCGCACGATGATTGGGGCGACAAGCTGAACGCTGAACTCGGCGATATCGATAAGCTCGACATCGTGTTCTTCCTGTCGGTGTCGCCGTCGCTGTTCAAGCCTATTTGCGAGCATATCGAGCGCGCCGGCCTGAGCAAGGCGCCGAACCGTGTCGTTATTGAAAAGCCGATCGGCCGCGATCTGGCCACCTCGAAGATCATCAACGATTCGGTGGCGCATGCGTTTGATGAATCGCGCACCTTCCGCATCGACCACTATCTCGGCAAGGAGACGGTGCAGAACCTGATCGCCCTGCGCTTTGGCAATATCGTTTTCGAGCCCTTGTGGAACGCGCAGTCGATCGACCACATCCAGATCACCATCGCCGAAACCGTCGGCGTCGGCGAGCGCCTCGGCTATTACGACGAATACGGCGCCATCCGCGACATGCTGCAAAACCATCTGCTGCAACTGCTCTGCCTGCTGGCCATGGAACCGCCCTCGGCCATCACGTCGGACGCCCTGCGCGACGAAAAAGTCAAGGTGCTGCGTTCGCTGAAACCCATCACCGCCGAAAACGTCCAGACCTCGACCGCGCGCGGCCAGTATGGTCCGGGCTTCGCCGATGGGCATCCGATCGCCGGCTACGAAGCGGAAAAGGGTTCGCCCTCGAACACCGAAACCTTCGTGGCCATCAAGGCCGAGATCGCCAACTGGCGCTGGGCCGGCACGCCGATCTACATGCGCACGGGCAAGTGCCTGCCGTCGCGCTCGACCGAGATCGTGATCCAGTTCAAGCCGCTGCCGCACTCGATCTTCGGTGCCGAGGCTCACGCCAACCGCCTGCTGATCCGCTTGCAGCCCGATGAAGATATCTCGCTGACCCTGATGAACAAGGCGCCCGGCCTGACCTCGGAAGGCATGCACCTGCAGGCGCTCGATCTCAGCCTGTCGCTGATCAAGGCCTTTGACGGGAACGGTGACGGCAAGCCGCCGCGCCGCCGCATCGCTTATGAACGCCTGATCCTTGATGCCCTGAATGGCAACAACGCCCAGTTCGTGCGCCGCGATGAGGTTGAGGCCGCGTGGACCTGGGTCGACGGCATCGTGCAGGCCTGGACCGACACCCACATGAAGCCGCAAATGTATCCCGCCGGCACGTTCGGCCCGGTTAGTGCTTTCCGCCTGATCGAGCGCGAGGGAGGCCGTACGTGGAATGATTGA
- the pgl gene encoding 6-phosphogluconolactonase: MINTAANVVDNVLTWDAHGKTVTVHAFDTTGEAGVYISGLISGALKQAIDTRGKAQWIGCGGTTPKPIYQNLIHAELDWTKITLAQVDERFVPVDDAASNTRMMREALAPVLADADHTGMTFLTLIQDITDQDACALKAEQTLLDLNDGQAPLFDFALMGMGPDSHYASIFPNNPVNAEVYTTDRLVLPVRPHSDGSEPALPRVTLSVPALNRSRCIVFYITGQAKLDALKAASQNTDPYTSPIGAFLAQCPVPVEFVWAA; this comes from the coding sequence ATGATTAATACCGCCGCAAACGTCGTCGATAACGTTCTGACCTGGGATGCCCACGGCAAGACCGTGACCGTCCATGCCTTCGATACGACCGGCGAGGCGGGCGTCTATATCTCCGGCCTGATTTCGGGTGCGCTGAAACAGGCAATCGATACGCGCGGCAAGGCGCAATGGATCGGCTGTGGTGGCACCACGCCCAAGCCGATCTACCAGAACCTGATCCATGCCGAACTCGACTGGACGAAGATCACCCTGGCCCAGGTCGACGAACGGTTTGTGCCGGTCGATGACGCTGCCTCGAACACGCGCATGATGCGCGAGGCCCTGGCGCCGGTGCTGGCTGATGCCGACCATACGGGCATGACCTTCCTGACGCTGATTCAGGACATCACCGATCAGGACGCCTGCGCCCTAAAGGCTGAGCAAACCCTGCTCGACCTCAATGACGGTCAGGCCCCGCTCTTCGATTTCGCCCTGATGGGCATGGGGCCGGATTCGCACTATGCATCGATCTTTCCCAACAATCCGGTCAATGCCGAGGTCTACACAACGGATCGCCTCGTCCTGCCGGTCAGGCCGCACAGCGATGGTTCGGAGCCGGCCCTGCCGCGCGTCACCCTGTCGGTGCCGGCCCTCAACCGTTCGCGTTGTATCGTCTTCTACATCACCGGCCAGGCCAAGCTGGATGCCCTGAAGGCGGCCTCGCAAAACACCGATCCTTACACGTCGCCGATCGGCGCGTTTCTCGCCCAGTGTCCTGTTCCCGTCGAGTTTGTCTGGGCGGCTTAA
- the eda gene encoding bifunctional 4-hydroxy-2-oxoglutarate aldolase/2-dehydro-3-deoxy-phosphogluconate aldolase yields the protein MSTHPDIPKFMTMGPVLPVMVIPSLDQALPLADALLAGGIKVLEITLRTDCALDAIKLIAKERPEAIVGAGTVLTPKDAEKAAKAGAKFLVSPGLTKTLAHQDALPLLPGVATSSEVMKALEWGFTHLKFFPAVPAGGVPYLKGIGGPLPQARFCPTGGIDAKNAAQFLALDNVLCVGGSWVAPSKAMDEGNWAEITRLAAEAVATFGKK from the coding sequence ATGTCCACGCATCCCGATATCCCCAAGTTCATGACCATGGGCCCCGTCCTGCCGGTGATGGTCATTCCGTCGCTCGATCAGGCGCTGCCTCTTGCCGACGCCCTGCTGGCCGGTGGCATCAAGGTGCTCGAAATCACCCTGCGCACCGATTGCGCGCTCGACGCCATCAAGCTGATCGCCAAGGAACGCCCGGAAGCGATCGTCGGTGCCGGCACGGTGCTGACGCCCAAGGATGCCGAAAAGGCCGCCAAGGCCGGCGCCAAGTTCCTTGTCTCGCCCGGCCTTACCAAGACCCTGGCGCATCAGGACGCGTTGCCGCTGTTGCCGGGCGTCGCCACCTCATCGGAAGTGATGAAGGCGCTGGAGTGGGGCTTCACCCATCTGAAATTCTTCCCGGCCGTGCCCGCGGGCGGCGTGCCCTACCTCAAGGGCATCGGCGGTCCGCTGCCGCAGGCCAGGTTCTGTCCGACCGGCGGCATCGACGCCAAGAACGCCGCGCAATTCCTCGCACTCGATAACGTGCTGTGCGTCGGCGGTTCGTGGGTCGCGCCGTCCAAGGCGATGGACGAAGGCAACTGGGCGGAAATCACCCGTCTGGCTGCAGAAGCCGTGGCGACCTTCGGCAAGAAATAG
- a CDS encoding glucokinase, which produces MTAHFETSSVITSHNRPLRGLVGDIGGTNARFAIAERIDGKTTLADFKSLETVDHKDCYAALAAYFTLIGGRPDLDYAVVAVAGPVKDGRIKFTNLDWEVREDLLAQAVGVRKARLINDYAGLAFALPHLADSDTKTIGPVSKGFGNVHAVMGAGTGFGASVLVGGEFGPYCLSTESGHISFAPVNDYELEILRFLRKKHGRVTVEMLLSGPGLVNLYQAISSIRGEFAENLTPAQITHLEGEDATGSRYTVEAFLDIMASVCGDLALAHGATAGMFIAGGVAPRLIKHIDELRFRARMEAKAPLSAMVAAIPSSIIIHPYAALLGSANALTDIQITA; this is translated from the coding sequence ATGACAGCGCATTTCGAGACCAGTTCGGTCATCACATCGCATAACCGGCCCCTGCGCGGACTGGTGGGTGATATCGGCGGCACCAATGCCCGCTTCGCCATTGCCGAACGCATTGACGGCAAGACAACGCTTGCGGACTTCAAGTCGCTGGAAACAGTCGACCACAAGGATTGCTACGCGGCCCTGGCGGCCTATTTCACCTTGATTGGCGGCAGGCCCGATCTGGATTACGCCGTGGTGGCTGTGGCCGGTCCAGTCAAGGACGGCCGGATCAAGTTCACCAACCTTGACTGGGAAGTGCGCGAAGACCTGCTGGCGCAAGCCGTGGGGGTGCGCAAGGCGCGCCTGATCAACGACTACGCCGGCCTGGCCTTCGCCTTGCCGCACCTGGCCGACAGTGACACCAAGACGATCGGGCCGGTCAGCAAGGGCTTTGGCAATGTCCATGCCGTCATGGGCGCGGGCACCGGCTTTGGCGCCTCGGTGCTGGTGGGCGGTGAGTTCGGACCGTACTGCCTGTCGACCGAAAGCGGCCACATCTCGTTTGCGCCGGTCAATGACTATGAGTTGGAAATCCTGCGTTTCCTGCGCAAGAAGCATGGCCGAGTCACGGTCGAAATGCTGCTGTCGGGCCCGGGTCTGGTCAATCTCTATCAGGCTATCTCTTCGATACGCGGTGAGTTCGCCGAGAATCTGACGCCGGCGCAGATTACCCATCTCGAAGGCGAAGACGCCACGGGATCACGCTACACGGTCGAGGCCTTCCTCGACATCATGGCCTCGGTGTGTGGTGATCTGGCGCTGGCGCATGGCGCCACGGCGGGCATGTTCATCGCTGGCGGCGTGGCCCCGCGCCTGATCAAGCATATCGACGAACTGCGTTTCCGTGCCCGTATGGAGGCCAAGGCACCTTTGTCGGCCATGGTGGCCGCCATCCCGTCGAGCATTATTATCCATCCGTATGCAGCGCTGCTCGGTTCGGCGAACGCACTGACGGACATACAGATTACGGCTTAG
- a CDS encoding thioredoxin family protein encodes MRWTSIILAGLMAANLAACQRHPSDKAQIESAQTQQIAWREGDVDDALAEAKESGKPVLLYWGAKWCPPCNQLKSTLFKDPAFIAQTRNFIPVHLDGDTTGAQKWGERFGISGYPTVIVLNADGAEITRLSTAARLPEVLRVAAARTTPIDALFDKAEKSPTALSPDEWQILGAFDWQNDPKRDHARTASLLEKLAGAAPEGAVKRRFSLLALTVRAEPGADGKYALSPAQQAQVEQLVPAILANSDEVIVNRQELSYAIPSLVAALPDTARRTTLGASLIKGLDRVYRDDSLPLPDRLATVNADIELGRTGEHVSKTVLTKVRERAAWADKTAKDAMVRQSVISNAAGLLHEAGDDAGAKKLLEAELKRSASPYYYMLDLASLAEDSKDGPAAIAWARKAYETAEGDATRVQWAIAYSKTVLRQAPGDKAAVEASAQAVIDELGKNSGDYYQRTRVKVDAWGKLLRTWSDGYDGSAILKRLDARMIEVCAKQGEAAATCRTWGKAA; translated from the coding sequence GCCGAGGCCAAAGAGAGCGGCAAGCCGGTGCTGCTGTATTGGGGCGCCAAGTGGTGCCCGCCGTGCAACCAGCTCAAGTCCACCCTGTTCAAGGACCCGGCCTTCATCGCCCAGACGCGCAACTTCATCCCCGTCCACCTCGACGGCGACACGACCGGCGCGCAGAAGTGGGGCGAGCGCTTCGGCATCAGCGGCTACCCAACCGTCATCGTGCTGAACGCCGACGGCGCCGAGATCACCCGTTTGTCGACCGCCGCGCGCCTGCCGGAAGTTTTGCGGGTCGCCGCCGCCCGCACCACGCCGATCGACGCCCTGTTTGACAAGGCCGAGAAAAGCCCGACCGCCCTCTCCCCGGATGAATGGCAAATCCTCGGTGCCTTTGACTGGCAGAACGACCCCAAGCGCGATCACGCCCGTACAGCGTCATTGCTGGAAAAACTCGCCGGTGCCGCTCCCGAAGGCGCGGTCAAGCGCCGCTTTTCCCTGCTCGCCCTGACCGTACGGGCCGAACCGGGCGCGGATGGCAAGTACGCGCTGAGCCCCGCGCAACAGGCGCAGGTCGAGCAGCTCGTGCCGGCTATTCTCGCCAACAGCGATGAGGTCATTGTCAATCGGCAGGAGCTTAGCTATGCGATTCCGTCGCTTGTGGCGGCCTTGCCGGATACAGCCCGGCGCACGACGCTTGGCGCCTCGCTGATCAAGGGGCTTGATCGTGTCTACCGCGATGACAGCCTGCCCCTGCCCGACCGTCTGGCCACGGTCAATGCCGATATCGAACTCGGCAGGACGGGCGAACACGTCTCAAAGACCGTGCTGACCAAGGTGCGTGAGCGCGCCGCGTGGGCCGACAAGACCGCCAAGGACGCCATGGTGCGCCAGTCGGTTATCTCGAACGCGGCCGGTCTGCTCCATGAAGCGGGCGATGACGCCGGGGCGAAAAAACTGCTGGAAGCCGAGCTGAAACGCTCAGCCTCGCCCTATTATTACATGCTCGATCTGGCGAGCCTCGCCGAGGATAGCAAGGACGGTCCGGCGGCGATTGCGTGGGCGCGCAAGGCCTATGAGACGGCGGAAGGCGACGCCACGCGCGTCCAGTGGGCCATCGCCTATTCCAAGACCGTGCTGCGTCAGGCGCCCGGCGACAAGGCGGCGGTGGAGGCCAGCGCCCAGGCGGTGATCGACGAACTCGGCAAGAATTCCGGCGACTATTATCAGCGCACGCGCGTCAAGGTCGATGCCTGGGGCAAGCTGCTGCGCACCTGGAGCGACGGGTATGACGGCAGCGCCATTCTCAAGCGCCTTGATGCCAGAATGATCGAGGTTTGCGCCAAACAAGGCGAAGCGGCGGCGACCTGCCGGACATGGGGCAAGGCGGCGTAA